The following coding sequences lie in one Sporocytophaga myxococcoides DSM 11118 genomic window:
- a CDS encoding cation:proton antiporter: MTPLFQDIVVILGIAVIVTLLFEKLKFPTIIGFLLTGTIAGPHGLSLITASHEVELLAEVGVILLLFIIGIEFSLGDLAKIKKSVLLGGASQVFLTIAAVVAILASCYWETGHSIFAGCLLALSSTAIVLKLLQEKGEVNSPHGKTILGILIFQDIIVVPMMLSVPFLSGKQPVTFLPFVLLTLKVVLIIIFVLVAARYIVPNLLYQIAKTKNKELFILSIVVICFSVAWLTSSIGLSLALGAFMAGLIISESEYSHQALGNILPFREIFASFFFVSIGMLLDVRFVIEHIFYILSLTFIVIALKFIISAFSGRLLKMPIRSSILVGLGLAQVGEFAFILSNVGVSNGLLSTDYYQYFLAISILTMSISPFIIKSGNEISLWVQRFLLPNNISDRYTGMKDYLSKKKIDHFEDHLIIIGYGLNGKNVAKAAKAASIPYVILELNADTVKKEKQKGEHILFGDAVHAPVLEHLNIHKARVAVIAVSDPVATKQIVVNIRNTSKNIHLIVRTRFIQDTELLFSLGANEVIPEEFETSIEIFTRVLTSYLVPRQEIEEFIQEIREDNYEMLRLLPGSTARKNFSLAIPDIEIAAISVQNETFEIVNKKIADSGIRKKFGITIIAIKRKTQLITSIGPDEQIYVYDTIYILGKPEDIYRFSKKLK; the protein is encoded by the coding sequence ATGACCCCTCTTTTTCAGGACATTGTAGTAATATTAGGTATTGCAGTAATAGTTACACTTCTATTTGAGAAGTTGAAATTTCCAACAATTATTGGTTTTCTTTTAACAGGTACCATTGCGGGTCCTCATGGGTTAAGTTTAATTACCGCTTCACATGAAGTTGAGTTGTTAGCGGAAGTCGGTGTAATTCTTCTGCTATTTATAATAGGTATTGAATTTTCATTAGGAGATCTTGCCAAGATAAAAAAATCAGTATTACTCGGAGGCGCCTCTCAGGTCTTTCTCACTATAGCAGCAGTGGTTGCTATACTTGCTTCTTGTTACTGGGAAACAGGTCATTCTATTTTTGCAGGATGTCTGCTGGCTTTGAGTAGTACTGCAATAGTATTAAAACTTCTTCAGGAAAAAGGAGAAGTAAATAGTCCTCACGGAAAAACCATTTTGGGAATTTTGATTTTTCAGGATATCATAGTAGTCCCGATGATGTTATCAGTGCCATTTCTATCGGGAAAGCAACCAGTTACGTTTCTTCCTTTTGTACTCCTTACTTTAAAAGTGGTACTCATCATAATATTCGTTCTTGTAGCTGCCAGATATATTGTTCCCAACCTGTTATATCAAATAGCAAAAACAAAAAACAAAGAGTTATTCATACTCTCTATAGTCGTTATCTGCTTTTCGGTCGCCTGGCTTACATCTTCTATTGGCTTATCATTGGCGCTTGGTGCATTTATGGCTGGACTTATCATTTCAGAATCAGAATACAGTCATCAGGCATTGGGAAATATTCTACCATTCAGAGAGATCTTCGCAAGTTTTTTCTTTGTATCTATCGGAATGCTTCTCGATGTGAGGTTTGTGATAGAACATATATTTTACATCCTATCATTAACTTTTATTGTTATAGCGCTTAAATTCATTATCTCTGCCTTCTCAGGACGATTGTTAAAAATGCCTATAAGAAGTTCTATCCTTGTGGGACTAGGACTTGCACAAGTAGGAGAATTTGCTTTCATACTATCTAATGTAGGTGTTTCCAATGGATTGTTAAGCACTGATTATTATCAGTATTTTCTGGCTATATCCATTCTTACAATGTCTATCTCTCCATTCATCATAAAGTCAGGAAATGAAATATCCCTCTGGGTACAAAGATTCTTACTACCCAACAACATTTCAGACCGGTACACGGGAATGAAAGATTATCTATCAAAGAAAAAAATTGACCATTTTGAAGATCATCTGATCATTATAGGCTATGGATTAAATGGGAAGAACGTTGCTAAAGCGGCTAAAGCAGCAAGTATCCCATATGTTATACTTGAACTTAATGCCGATACCGTAAAAAAAGAAAAGCAAAAGGGTGAACATATATTATTCGGAGATGCTGTTCATGCTCCTGTGCTGGAGCATTTGAATATTCATAAAGCCAGAGTTGCAGTCATTGCAGTATCAGATCCTGTAGCTACAAAACAGATTGTAGTTAATATCAGAAACACAAGCAAAAATATTCACCTTATTGTTCGTACCAGATTTATTCAGGACACAGAGCTTCTATTCAGTCTTGGAGCCAATGAAGTGATCCCAGAGGAGTTTGAGACCTCTATAGAAATATTTACTAGAGTATTAACATCTTACCTTGTGCCTAGGCAGGAGATCGAAGAGTTTATTCAGGAAATCAGAGAAGACAACTATGAAATGCTTAGACTATTACCAGGATCAACAGCAAGAAAAAATTTTTCACTAGCTATACCAGACATAGAAATAGCCGCTATTTCGGTTCAGAATGAAACATTCGAAATCGTAAATAAAAAAATTGCAGATTCAGGAATAAGAAAAAAATTCGGAATAACGATTATCGCGATCAAAAGAAAAACTCAATTGATTACTTCAATAGGTCCGGATGAGCAAATTTATGTATATGATACAATTTATATATTGGGAAAACCTGAGGACATATATAGATTCAGTAAAAAATTAAAATAA
- the efp gene encoding elongation factor P, whose translation MANTSDISKGCFLRFNNELVQVLEYEHRTPGNLRAFYQVKMRNIKTGKLVEHRFRAGEDVELVRVDVNDYSYLYDEGPSLVLMDSVTYEQISVDKLLFGDSLKFLKEGMVIKVSFDGDTPIYAEPPTSVELEVTYTEPGIRGDTATKTLKPATLETGAEIRVPLFIEIGEKIKVDTRTGDYMERVKS comes from the coding sequence ATGGCTAATACTTCCGACATTTCAAAAGGGTGTTTTTTAAGATTTAACAATGAATTAGTGCAGGTTTTGGAATACGAGCACCGTACTCCTGGAAACTTACGTGCATTTTATCAGGTAAAAATGAGAAACATTAAAACTGGTAAACTTGTAGAACACAGGTTTCGTGCCGGGGAAGATGTTGAACTTGTAAGAGTTGATGTAAATGATTATTCCTACCTGTATGATGAGGGCCCTAGCCTGGTTCTTATGGACAGTGTAACATATGAACAAATCTCTGTAGACAAACTACTTTTTGGAGACAGCCTTAAATTTCTTAAGGAAGGAATGGTAATTAAAGTTTCTTTTGATGGCGATACTCCTATTTATGCAGAGCCTCCTACTTCTGTGGAGCTTGAAGTTACCTATACCGAACCAGGTATAAGAGGCGATACTGCAACTAAAACATTAAAACCTGCGACTCTTGAGACTGGTGCTGAAATCAGAGTACCTTTATTTATAGAGATAGGTGAAAAAATTAAAGTAGATACCCGTACAGGTGACTACATGGAACGAGTAAAAAGTTAA
- a CDS encoding PH domain-containing protein: MQTIVNINTRFSEIGYQPNLGKIAFNDLAKSLRPDETILNVVEGAISNTLGVAIATDTRVFYVGVNKHHQPVLEQLIYDDIIGIEVTKSMFISVELIVHTKSKKEIRLKGCDPERAAEMVELINLLIRENS, from the coding sequence ATGCAGACGATTGTCAATATCAATACCAGATTTTCAGAAATAGGCTATCAGCCCAATCTGGGAAAAATTGCATTTAATGACCTGGCTAAAAGCCTCCGGCCTGATGAGACCATTTTAAATGTTGTAGAAGGTGCAATATCTAACACTCTTGGGGTGGCAATTGCCACAGATACCAGAGTTTTTTATGTTGGGGTAAATAAACATCATCAGCCAGTATTGGAGCAGCTTATTTATGACGATATCATAGGGATTGAAGTTACGAAAAGCATGTTTATTTCAGTTGAATTAATTGTTCATACAAAAAGTAAAAAAGAAATCAGGCTAAAAGGCTGTGACCCCGAAAGAGCAGCAGAAATGGTGGAGCTTATAAATTTGCTTATTCGTGAAAATTCCTGA
- a CDS encoding DNA gyrase/topoisomerase IV subunit A has translation MADDRDNNANNIQDQGSGNGGDIIHDVLPVSGMYENWFLEYASYVILERAVPAIEDGLKPVQRRILHSMKEMDDGRFNKVANVIGQTMQYHPHGDASIGEAIVNIGQKDLLLETQGNWGDVRTGDSAAAPRYIEARLSKLALEIVFNPETTEWQISYDGRKNEPVTLPVKFPLLLAHGVEGIAVGLSTKILPHNFCELIEASILHLKNKKFTLYPDFATGGSIDVANYNEGLRGGKVRVRAKIEDLDKKTLVIRDIPFGTTTTSLIESIIKANDNGKIKIKKVIDNTAKDVEILIQLVPGVSSDITIDALYAFTECEISISPNACVIIDEKPHFISINEILRISTDKTVELLRQELEIKKNHLQEKLLFSSLEKIFIEKRIYRNIEECETWEAVLETIDKGLKPYKKQFYREITQDDLVRLTEIKIKRISKFDAFKADELMRNLGEELKEVEHNLAHLIEYAIAYFQNLLKKYGHGRERKTQIKTFETISATVVAAINAKLYVNKAEGFIGYGLKKDEYICDCSDIDDVIVFRKDGVCVIKKIGEKVFVGKDILYAGIFRKGDDRMVYNMAYLDAASGTVFVKRFQVLGVTRDKEYDLTKGSKGSKILYFSANPNGEAETVSITLAPTAKAKIKDFEFDFSELEIKARNVLGNILTKYPVKKIQFKAAGKSTLGGKEVYFDETVGRLNNDKKGKYIGNFEGEDKILVFYKEGTYELTTYELTNRYNTEELLHMEKFDPERLISAVYYDGSSKNYFAKRFKMETNTAAKKFGFISENADSKLVVISTEKNPIIQVDYAKGKFVSVPSEKISLNDFVEVKGWKAVGNKISTNKINKILLLEASEEGDIPSKKKPKDDQLGLF, from the coding sequence ATGGCTGACGATAGAGATAATAATGCAAATAATATACAGGACCAGGGATCTGGTAATGGGGGTGATATCATTCATGATGTACTGCCTGTTTCCGGTATGTATGAAAACTGGTTTCTGGAATATGCTTCTTATGTAATTCTGGAACGTGCGGTTCCTGCTATTGAAGATGGATTAAAGCCTGTTCAGAGAAGAATCCTTCACTCTATGAAGGAAATGGACGACGGTCGATTTAATAAGGTAGCAAATGTCATTGGGCAAACTATGCAGTATCACCCTCATGGGGACGCATCCATTGGTGAAGCCATAGTTAATATAGGTCAGAAAGATCTTCTACTTGAAACTCAGGGGAACTGGGGAGATGTCAGAACAGGTGATTCTGCCGCTGCTCCAAGATATATTGAAGCGCGTCTTTCAAAACTTGCCCTTGAAATTGTTTTTAATCCTGAAACTACGGAGTGGCAGATTTCATATGATGGAAGAAAAAATGAGCCTGTAACACTTCCTGTAAAGTTCCCATTATTATTAGCACATGGTGTCGAAGGTATTGCTGTGGGACTTTCTACCAAAATCCTTCCTCACAATTTTTGTGAATTGATTGAAGCTTCAATTCTTCATTTGAAGAATAAGAAATTTACTCTTTATCCTGATTTTGCTACAGGAGGCTCAATTGATGTAGCTAATTACAATGAAGGTCTAAGAGGCGGAAAAGTAAGAGTTAGAGCAAAAATTGAAGATCTTGACAAGAAGACATTAGTAATCAGGGATATACCATTTGGTACTACAACAACTTCTTTAATAGAAAGCATTATCAAAGCCAATGATAATGGAAAGATCAAGATCAAAAAGGTAATTGATAACACTGCCAAGGATGTTGAAATACTAATCCAGCTAGTTCCTGGAGTTTCTTCGGATATCACTATTGATGCTTTATATGCTTTCACAGAGTGCGAAATCAGTATCTCTCCGAATGCTTGTGTAATTATAGATGAAAAGCCTCATTTCATAAGTATAAATGAAATTCTGAGAATATCTACAGACAAAACTGTAGAGCTGCTTAGACAGGAGCTGGAGATCAAAAAGAATCATCTTCAGGAAAAACTATTGTTTTCTTCTCTTGAGAAAATATTCATAGAAAAGAGGATCTATAGAAATATTGAAGAGTGCGAAACCTGGGAAGCTGTATTGGAGACAATAGACAAAGGCTTGAAGCCTTATAAGAAGCAGTTTTACAGAGAAATTACTCAAGATGATCTGGTAAGGCTTACAGAAATCAAGATCAAGAGAATCTCAAAATTTGACGCATTTAAAGCGGATGAATTGATGAGAAATCTTGGAGAAGAACTGAAAGAGGTTGAGCATAATCTGGCACATCTGATAGAATATGCTATCGCTTATTTCCAAAACCTTCTTAAAAAATATGGTCATGGAAGAGAGCGTAAAACTCAGATCAAAACTTTTGAAACTATTTCAGCAACTGTTGTAGCCGCAATAAACGCAAAGCTATATGTCAATAAGGCCGAAGGTTTTATCGGTTATGGATTAAAGAAAGACGAATATATCTGTGACTGTTCTGATATAGATGATGTCATAGTTTTCAGGAAAGACGGAGTTTGTGTAATTAAAAAGATCGGTGAGAAGGTCTTTGTTGGGAAAGATATTCTTTATGCAGGTATTTTCAGAAAAGGTGACGACCGCATGGTTTACAATATGGCCTATCTGGATGCTGCTTCCGGAACTGTATTCGTTAAAAGATTCCAGGTGTTAGGGGTAACCAGAGATAAAGAATATGATTTAACTAAAGGAAGTAAAGGATCTAAGATTCTTTATTTTAGCGCAAATCCGAATGGAGAAGCAGAGACTGTTAGTATTACTCTTGCTCCGACTGCCAAAGCAAAAATCAAAGACTTTGAGTTTGATTTTTCTGAACTTGAAATAAAAGCGAGAAATGTCTTAGGTAATATCTTGACCAAATATCCTGTTAAGAAAATTCAGTTTAAAGCTGCAGGAAAATCAACTCTTGGCGGTAAAGAGGTATACTTTGATGAAACTGTAGGGCGTCTGAACAACGATAAGAAAGGAAAATACATTGGGAATTTTGAAGGAGAAGATAAGATCCTTGTTTTCTATAAAGAAGGCACTTATGAACTGACAACCTATGAATTGACCAATAGATACAATACAGAAGAATTATTGCACATGGAGAAATTTGATCCTGAAAGACTCATTTCTGCAGTTTATTATGACGGATCATCAAAGAACTATTTTGCAAAAAGATTCAAGATGGAGACAAATACTGCTGCAAAGAAGTTTGGATTTATCTCTGAAAATGCGGATTCAAAACTAGTAGTTATAAGCACAGAAAAGAATCCTATAATCCAGGTGGATTATGCCAAAGGTAAATTTGTTTCTGTTCCGTCTGAAAAAATTAGTCTTAATGATTTTGTTGAAGTGAAAGGCTGGAAAGCTGTTGGGAATAAGATTAGTACTAATAAAATAAATAAAATATTATTACTTGAAGCTTCGGAAGAAGGTGATATTCCCTCAAAGAAAAAGCCTAAAGATGATCAGTTAGGCTTATTCTAA
- a CDS encoding DNA topoisomerase IV subunit B, whose translation MAKTKTEYTEDSIRSLDWREHIRLRPGMYIGKLGDGSGQDDGIYVLVKEIIDNSIDEHMMGNGNVIDITISDNRVEVRDYGRGIPLGKVIDCVSKINTGGKYDSGAFQKSVGLNGVGTKAVNALSSYFRVQSIREGRTKVAEFEKGVLVNDHKETKCDQKNGTLMSFIPDDTIFKHFRFIPEYLEDQLWNYAFLNAGLSINYNGKKYYSQNGLLDLLKRKTDEESLRYPIIHLKGHDIELALTHANQYGEEYYSFVNGQYTTQGGTHLAALKEAVVKTVREFFKKDFDASDIRASIVGAIAVRVQEPVFESQTKTKLGSINAGPDGPAIRTWVNEFVKKELDNYLHKNSAVADALLKRILQSERERKDIAGIKKLANERAKKANLHNKKLRDCRFHFDDLNNEKRHDSTLFITEGDSASGSITKSRSVELQAVFSLRGKPLNCFGLTKKIVYENEEFNLLQHALNIEDGLENLRYNRIVIATDADVDGMHIRLLMLTFFLQFFPDLVRNGHLFILETPLFRVRNKKETIYCYSEEEKRAAIKKLGGKPEITRFKGLGEISPDEFGGFIGEDIRLEPILLQKETSIQKLLNYYMGKNTPERQQFIIENLKVEKDLVESDEKDALRKEANVMEI comes from the coding sequence ATGGCAAAAACCAAAACTGAATATACCGAAGATAGCATTAGATCGCTGGACTGGAGAGAGCATATCAGACTTCGTCCCGGTATGTATATCGGAAAACTTGGAGACGGATCAGGGCAGGATGATGGTATTTATGTTTTGGTCAAAGAGATTATAGATAACTCCATTGATGAGCATATGATGGGAAATGGAAATGTTATAGATATAACTATTTCCGATAATAGGGTGGAGGTCAGAGATTATGGGCGTGGAATTCCACTTGGAAAAGTAATTGATTGCGTATCTAAAATCAATACAGGAGGAAAATACGATTCCGGTGCTTTTCAAAAGTCAGTGGGATTGAACGGGGTCGGAACAAAGGCGGTTAACGCACTTTCCAGCTATTTTAGAGTACAATCTATTCGTGAAGGAAGGACAAAAGTTGCTGAATTTGAAAAGGGAGTTTTGGTAAATGATCATAAAGAAACAAAATGTGACCAGAAGAATGGTACACTTATGTCATTTATACCAGATGATACTATTTTCAAGCATTTCAGATTTATTCCTGAATATCTGGAAGATCAGCTTTGGAACTATGCGTTTCTTAATGCCGGTCTGTCTATTAACTATAATGGGAAAAAATATTATTCTCAGAATGGTTTACTGGACCTTTTGAAGAGAAAAACAGATGAAGAAAGCTTAAGATATCCTATTATACATCTTAAAGGTCACGATATCGAACTTGCTCTCACCCATGCTAATCAATATGGAGAAGAGTATTATTCATTTGTAAACGGTCAGTATACAACTCAGGGAGGAACTCACCTTGCTGCATTAAAAGAAGCAGTTGTAAAAACAGTCAGAGAATTTTTTAAAAAAGATTTTGATGCTTCTGATATCCGTGCCTCTATTGTAGGGGCAATTGCAGTGAGAGTTCAAGAGCCTGTATTTGAATCTCAGACCAAAACTAAGTTAGGATCTATTAATGCAGGTCCGGATGGTCCGGCAATCAGAACCTGGGTGAATGAGTTCGTTAAAAAAGAGCTTGATAATTACCTTCATAAAAATTCAGCAGTTGCAGACGCTTTATTAAAAAGAATCTTACAGTCGGAAAGAGAAAGAAAAGACATTGCAGGTATTAAAAAACTAGCCAATGAGCGTGCGAAAAAAGCAAATCTTCACAATAAAAAACTAAGAGACTGCCGCTTCCATTTTGACGACCTGAACAACGAAAAGAGACATGATTCTACCTTGTTTATTACTGAGGGGGACTCTGCGAGTGGCTCGATTACTAAATCCAGAAGCGTGGAGTTGCAGGCTGTCTTCAGTCTTAGAGGTAAACCATTGAATTGTTTTGGACTTACAAAGAAGATTGTTTATGAAAATGAAGAGTTCAATTTATTGCAACATGCTCTGAATATTGAAGATGGACTTGAAAATCTTAGATATAATAGAATAGTTATTGCAACAGATGCCGATGTGGACGGTATGCACATCCGTTTGCTTATGTTGACATTCTTTTTACAATTCTTTCCTGATTTGGTGAGAAATGGTCACCTGTTTATTTTGGAGACACCATTATTCCGAGTAAGAAACAAAAAAGAAACAATTTATTGCTACAGTGAGGAAGAGAAAAGAGCTGCGATAAAGAAATTAGGCGGCAAACCAGAGATAACCCGATTTAAAGGATTGGGTGAAATTTCTCCGGATGAGTTTGGAGGATTTATTGGAGAGGATATCAGGCTTGAACCAATCTTATTACAAAAGGAAACTTCCATACAAAAACTACTTAATTACTACATGGGGAAAAATACCCCTGAAAGACAGCAGTTTATAATTGAAAACCTTAAAGTTGAAAAGGATTTGGTAGAAAGCGATGAAAAAGATGCATTAAGGAAAGAAGCAAATGTTATGGAAATTTAA
- a CDS encoding leucine-rich repeat domain-containing protein: MKKILFALLLTTISLKMNAQTDILLPMNDIEKKEVIRLLTSYDGFLNFVAQKPSEADQKKESVTFLKTTVSNANISVYNDLDSAAKNDDYENVFKYCQRVPKTFPATVKIKTTPKNLIVEKVKYDKIRRYYFVEIKGDKDFTWKEVVQKAASDSVSTSVDSIAVSDTIVHSIKKGISVFIKFDRENNVSKNFKIFAISKTGVAPKLEPLPPLISWWLTLEPDWKAMLRKKRNLEEYPREFDLEKATGIFEFDCSNSNLKNLEPLKKFTSLEKLNVSGNPITDASAIFAVSSLLELDLTRTQITSLDGIENLKNLQVLKVSSLKLKSIEPLKNLVQMVELDCSNNEIEDLTPLTNLVNLKELNVGLNIKVKDISMMKNLVLLEKLSIQKIDIKSLAPLSGLVNLVLLDCFNTDITTLEPIRNLVKLFHLNIDHTMVSSLDPIKHFKFIANLYLASSSVKDLSAINNFYAIRELDISNTELTDLGPIHKLEYIRVLKCFYTKIDKNEVQRFKKNHPGCQITYY; this comes from the coding sequence ATGAAAAAAATCCTTTTTGCCTTACTTCTGACAACTATCTCATTGAAAATGAATGCACAAACTGACATTCTGCTTCCAATGAATGATATTGAAAAGAAGGAGGTTATTCGACTTCTCACCTCATATGACGGCTTTCTGAATTTTGTAGCTCAGAAACCTTCAGAAGCTGATCAAAAAAAGGAGTCTGTCACATTTTTAAAAACAACTGTCAGCAATGCAAATATTTCGGTTTATAATGACCTTGATTCTGCAGCTAAAAATGATGACTATGAAAATGTATTCAAATACTGTCAGCGGGTTCCAAAGACGTTTCCTGCAACAGTCAAAATAAAAACTACTCCTAAAAATCTAATAGTAGAAAAAGTGAAGTATGACAAAATCAGAAGATACTATTTTGTTGAGATAAAAGGAGATAAAGATTTTACATGGAAAGAGGTTGTTCAAAAAGCAGCTTCAGATTCTGTCTCTACATCTGTTGATTCAATTGCAGTAAGCGACACCATCGTTCACTCAATAAAAAAAGGCATATCAGTTTTCATAAAATTTGACAGAGAAAATAATGTCTCTAAAAATTTTAAAATTTTTGCTATTAGTAAAACAGGGGTTGCACCAAAGCTGGAACCTCTTCCTCCACTTATTTCATGGTGGCTTACGCTTGAACCTGACTGGAAAGCAATGCTGAGAAAAAAGAGAAACCTGGAAGAGTACCCACGAGAGTTTGATCTTGAAAAAGCGACAGGAATATTTGAATTTGACTGCTCAAATTCCAATCTTAAAAATCTTGAACCATTAAAGAAATTTACTTCCCTAGAAAAGTTAAATGTTTCAGGTAATCCGATTACTGATGCTTCTGCAATATTTGCTGTAAGTTCTCTTCTGGAGCTAGACTTGACAAGAACTCAAATCACCAGCTTAGACGGAATTGAAAATCTAAAGAATCTTCAAGTGTTAAAAGTTTCAAGTTTAAAGCTTAAAAGTATAGAACCATTGAAGAATTTGGTTCAGATGGTTGAGCTGGACTGTTCTAACAATGAAATTGAGGACCTAACTCCTCTTACTAATCTTGTAAACCTTAAAGAGTTGAATGTCGGCTTAAATATTAAAGTAAAAGACATTTCAATGATGAAAAACTTAGTACTTCTGGAGAAACTAAGCATACAAAAAATTGACATTAAATCACTTGCTCCACTGAGTGGTCTTGTAAATCTTGTTTTATTGGATTGTTTTAATACTGATATCACAACATTGGAACCTATCCGAAATCTGGTAAAGTTGTTTCACCTAAACATAGACCACACAATGGTTTCCAGTCTGGATCCTATTAAACACTTTAAATTCATTGCGAATCTTTATTTAGCATCGAGCAGTGTTAAGGATCTATCTGCAATCAATAACTTTTATGCAATACGCGAGCTGGATATCTCCAATACTGAATTAACCGATCTTGGCCCCATTCATAAATTGGAGTATATAAGAGTATTGAAATGCTTTTATACCAAAATTGATAAAAACGAAGTACAGCGTTTTAAGAAAAATCATCCGGGCTGTCAGATCACTTATTATTAA
- a CDS encoding murein L,D-transpeptidase catalytic domain family protein, with product MKNRIFIPIFTILFVICTAGSGKVTNTGNDFTIRKSIKSNVLGSFDNFVDQLFKASQLEHSGMKKSIFRKALVGYLNIKNKQLLEDNSILSVIDYSKASTEKRLWILDLKEKKVLFHSLVAHGRKSGDNLAINFSNKLNSNMSSLGFYKTGKIYFGKHGKSLVLHGLDKNYNSNAEGRSVVIHAADYVCEDFIKTNGRLGRSHGCPAVSPEESEKIIQLLEGGSCLFIYHPDLKTARSEYLNEAAAVKYYSKQGNML from the coding sequence ATGAAGAACAGAATATTCATTCCTATTTTTACAATTCTTTTTGTGATTTGTACTGCCGGCTCAGGAAAGGTCACCAATACTGGAAATGATTTTACTATAAGAAAATCAATAAAATCTAATGTCTTAGGTTCATTTGATAATTTTGTAGACCAATTATTTAAGGCTAGCCAACTGGAGCATTCAGGTATGAAGAAATCCATTTTTAGAAAAGCTCTTGTGGGGTATCTTAATATTAAGAACAAGCAACTTCTTGAGGACAATTCGATACTTTCAGTTATAGACTATTCCAAAGCCTCAACAGAGAAAAGACTTTGGATTTTAGATTTGAAAGAAAAAAAGGTATTGTTTCATTCTCTTGTAGCACATGGAAGAAAAAGCGGAGATAATCTTGCTATCAATTTTTCAAATAAACTCAACTCAAATATGAGCTCTTTGGGTTTTTATAAAACTGGTAAGATTTATTTTGGTAAACATGGGAAGTCACTTGTGCTGCATGGTCTGGATAAAAACTATAATTCCAATGCAGAAGGTAGATCGGTAGTTATTCATGCGGCTGATTATGTATGTGAGGATTTTATTAAAACCAATGGTCGTCTGGGAAGGAGCCATGGGTGTCCTGCTGTATCTCCTGAAGAAAGTGAGAAGATCATCCAGCTACTGGAGGGTGGTTCATGTTTGTTTATTTACCACCCAGATTTAAAAACTGCCCGCTCTGAATATTTAAATGAAGCTGCTGCTGTCAAGTATTATTCAAAGCAGGGCAATATGCTTTAG
- a CDS encoding peptidylprolyl isomerase translates to MLKAEMHTSKGVMKIEFYEKDAPNTVKNFVKLSQMGFYDGLTFHRVIPNFVIQGGCPVGNGGGGPGYNIKCELDGENQFHDRGVLSMAHAGRNTGGSQFFICHSRANTKHLDRNHTCFGKVTEGVDIVDQIKQGDKIVKVVIIEG, encoded by the coding sequence ATGTTAAAGGCAGAAATGCACACCAGCAAAGGTGTAATGAAAATTGAGTTTTACGAAAAAGATGCTCCGAACACTGTAAAGAATTTTGTGAAATTATCACAAATGGGATTCTATGACGGCCTAACCTTTCACAGAGTCATTCCTAACTTTGTAATCCAGGGAGGTTGCCCTGTTGGAAATGGCGGAGGCGGTCCGGGATATAATATCAAATGTGAATTGGACGGAGAGAATCAATTCCACGACCGTGGTGTGCTTTCTATGGCACATGCGGGAAGAAACACCGGAGGTTCTCAGTTCTTTATATGCCACAGCAGAGCTAATACCAAACACCTGGACAGAAACCATACCTGTTTCGGAAAAGTGACGGAAGGTGTTGATATCGTTGATCAGATCAAACAAGGTGATAAGATTGTAAAGGTGGTAATTATTGAAGGTTAA